GTCCATCTCTCGTGTTCGTTGGGAAAGATGGTGTACGGGGCTCGGGAGGCGTAAGGTAAAATAGCGGAAAAACGATAACTTGCGCTCCAGTGAGCCTTCAGCAACCTAATGAACTGTTTCATCCTGGATTGTGCCGGGGTTGTGAGTGTGTTTTGTCTGAGCcgatgggggagggggggggggggggggggaagaaaaaaaacccctccccggtggtggtgggtgagAGGGGCTGGATGGGGATGAACACAGTGTATCAAGCAGTTTCCGATCGAAATACCAGGCTTCTCCAGCTCGGACCAAGCCTTTTACTCGACTTTAATTTCCTGTGGTTTCGTAGGCGACGGTCCAAGGAGTGacgggggggggagggggtgcgGGAACTGGGCGAATGGATTAGAAATATCAATTAGAACATCCACACATCGTTCGGGTGGGCGAGAAAGTAATTAAATTCAATGTGCTAGTCCGAGATAAGAGGTTGCTATATTTCGTGGAATCGCTTAACGACGCCTCCTATGGTTCAACTCCTATGGTTGCAGAATGTAAACCCGATGATGCTGACGGTACCGTCGATCGAGATCGAGGAGCCGCAGGATGCGGACGCACCGCCATCAACCCCAACCACCTATCAAAAGCGGCCGGCGTCGGTGTACTCCGTCGGCGGCCGGCCTCCTCCGATCATCCGCGCCGTCTCCTACCAGCCGTCCATCGCGGCGACGACGCACCAGTCGAGCGAACACCACATCCCGCCGCCCTCGACGCCGGAGGAGAAGTCCAAGTTCACCCGCCGCTACCTGGCCGGCGTCACCGGCATCAGCTACGCGCTGTTCCTCATCGTGTTCGGCCTGATCGCGTTCATCACCGACGCGGTGGAGAACAACGCGCGCTACCCGCTGGCGGAGGTGTTCGCGCTCTACATGGTCGCGACCGGCATCATCTACTTCGTGTTCCTGTACGTGGACATCCGGCTGTACGTGTGGCGCGCCCAGAAGGCGCTGCTGGAGCTGCAGAGGAGGCGCGAGCTGTACGAGGAGGAACTACAGCGAAGGGCAGCGCTGAACAACGGGTCGGCGGGCGGGGTGTTGGAGCTGGGCACAGCGAGCGCAAACGGTGTGGTGGAACCGGCGGCCTGGCAGATGGCACCGCTGAAGCCAATCCCGCACGACTACTGCTTCGTGACGGGGCGTCACGGGGAGATCATCTACCTGAAGCTCGGCGCGACCTGGTTCTGCTTCGGGCTGCTCATCCACTCGGTGCTACTGCTCTCCTACCAGGGCATCCTGATGAACAGCCGCGATGGCAAGTGGGCCCAGTGCGCGTCGAACACCACCATCGCGATGGAGGTGCTCTTCCTCGTATACTGTCTCTTTTTGATATTCTTCTTCTGGAAGTACGCAAACATTGTCATCAACCGCTACCGGGGACTGGCCCGGTTCGGTATCATGCACGCCATCGGCACCGCGCTCGCCTTCTGGGTGCTGACGATTGTGCGCGAGACGGTGGTAGCGATTCGCATCAAGCAGTCCTACTACGACGACTACTCGATCGGCGAGAACTCCACCTACTCGGAGGCGGAGGTAGGCAGGCAAGAGCGGGACTCGTCCATGCTCGCGCCAGGCGACTGCCCAGGCCCGGAGGAGCTCAACCAGGTGCTGGCGTCCTTCTCACCCTACCTATACCCCTTCGTAATCGAGTTCAATATCCTGATCGTGGGGCTGCTGTACATGATTTACGCCAACATCAGCAAGTGCCCGAAAAAGATCACGGTCAAGGGACACCGGGGGCATGGCGGGTCACACCACGGGCACGGCAGTGTGCACGGTGACCACGTCTCCAAGGGTGGAGGCAGTGTGCTCGACTTTGACGGCAAAAGCGAATGCAGCGATCATTGCGACGATACGCTCGATCACGAGGCGCAGGTGAAGACCCGGCTGGTCGTGTACGGTGACTGTCAGCACGCCAGTCGGGGTCTGTTCGCCGGTCTCATCCTGGTCGTCGccaccatcgtcgtcatcatacTGTTCCACATCGCCTCCAGAGACGAGTAGGTTTCCTCAACCAGTACCATCCTGGAGATAGTGCACACCACCTAAAGCTCTCTCCTTGTCTTTGCAGTGACTACCGCGACACGGGCATTCTGCTGGACGGTATCTTCGAGGTGACGGTCCTCGGTATCATGATCCT
This region of Anopheles coustani chromosome X, idAnoCousDA_361_x.2, whole genome shotgun sequence genomic DNA includes:
- the LOC131268794 gene encoding proton channel OtopLc-like, whose translation is MLSTATNGDIEAGPEPASVPSQAQNVNPMMLTVPSIEIEEPQDADAPPSTPTTYQKRPASVYSVGGRPPPIIRAVSYQPSIAATTHQSSEHHIPPPSTPEEKSKFTRRYLAGVTGISYALFLIVFGLIAFITDAVENNARYPLAEVFALYMVATGIIYFVFLYVDIRLYVWRAQKALLELQRRRELYEEELQRRAALNNGSAGGVLELGTASANGVVEPAAWQMAPLKPIPHDYCFVTGRHGEIIYLKLGATWFCFGLLIHSVLLLSYQGILMNSRDGKWAQCASNTTIAMEVLFLVYCLFLIFFFWKYANIVINRYRGLARFGIMHAIGTALAFWVLTIVRETVVAIRIKQSYYDDYSIGENSTYSEAEVGRQERDSSMLAPGDCPGPEELNQVLASFSPYLYPFVIEFNILIVGLLYMIYANISKCPKKITVKGHRGHGGSHHGHGSVHGDHVSKGGGSVLDFDGKSECSDHCDDTLDHEAQVKTRLVVYGDCQHASRGLFAGLILVVATIVVIILFHIASRDDDYRDTGILLDGIFEVTVLGIMILATVAAYFQTSKLDINPHPISRLDDVLLFIAIPAFFSETLFSMIPAFENSSILNGFIVFTQIVQVLLQTPWICDALRRCSNTEELQKKKPGKELVTFMTIANVSLWIYYTFAVKTGDFGDERYDYYGDVLWSILNHLSLPLIMFYRFHSSVCLVDIWRHSYEPGELAH